Proteins encoded together in one Rossellomorea sp. y25 window:
- a CDS encoding dicarboxylate/amino acid:cation symporter, with the protein MRKLGLLPKILLGIALGIVIGAYAPESFVKIFVTFNGLFGNFLGFAIPLIIIGFIAPGIGSMGKGAGKLLGLTTALAYGSTVLAGLLAFTVAKSIYPTLLANQTSQSFENPEEALLKGFFTVEMPPIMGVMTALLIAFTIGLGMAAIKGDALQKGMNEFRNIIELVIEKIIIPLLPVHILGIFANMTQGGQVSAIMSVFAKVFVMIILLHVVFLILQYTTAGTLRKQNPLSMMKSMLPAYFTALGTQSSASTIPVTLERSKKIGSRERIADFSVPLLATIHLSGSTITLVSCAMAVMFIQGEALQFTQLFPFILMLGITMIAAPGVPGGAVMAALGLLESMLGFGPTMTSLMIALYLAQDSFGTACNVTGDGAITSIVDKLTLKKKVPLSKIKAS; encoded by the coding sequence ATGAGAAAGCTAGGTTTACTGCCTAAGATCCTCTTAGGTATTGCATTAGGTATTGTCATTGGAGCGTATGCACCAGAGTCGTTCGTTAAAATTTTCGTTACGTTTAATGGATTATTCGGTAATTTCCTCGGATTCGCTATTCCATTAATCATTATAGGATTTATTGCTCCAGGAATCGGATCCATGGGGAAAGGAGCAGGAAAGCTGCTCGGTTTAACCACAGCTCTCGCCTATGGTTCCACGGTGTTAGCCGGCTTACTCGCCTTTACGGTTGCGAAGTCTATTTACCCAACTTTGTTAGCAAATCAAACGTCTCAATCATTCGAAAATCCCGAAGAAGCACTTCTCAAAGGGTTCTTCACAGTGGAAATGCCACCTATCATGGGCGTTATGACGGCTTTACTCATCGCCTTCACCATTGGTCTTGGAATGGCTGCCATTAAGGGAGACGCTCTTCAAAAGGGCATGAATGAATTCAGAAACATCATTGAACTTGTGATTGAAAAAATCATTATTCCGCTCTTACCGGTTCATATTCTTGGAATTTTCGCGAACATGACTCAAGGTGGACAAGTCAGTGCCATCATGTCTGTATTCGCTAAAGTATTTGTTATGATCATTCTTTTACATGTAGTCTTTTTAATTTTACAATATACAACGGCTGGAACGTTAAGAAAACAAAACCCGCTATCTATGATGAAAAGCATGCTGCCAGCTTACTTTACGGCACTGGGGACTCAATCTTCCGCGTCTACGATTCCCGTAACGCTTGAGCGCTCAAAGAAAATCGGTTCCAGGGAACGTATTGCAGATTTCTCTGTACCTCTTTTGGCAACGATCCATCTATCAGGTAGTACGATTACCCTTGTCAGCTGTGCCATGGCCGTCATGTTCATTCAAGGTGAAGCCTTACAGTTCACTCAGTTATTCCCATTCATTCTGATGCTTGGAATCACGATGATTGCGGCACCTGGTGTTCCTGGTGGAGCTGTCATGGCTGCCCTGGGTTTACTTGAATCAATGTTAGGGTTCGGACCAACGATGACATCCCTCATGATTGCCCTTTACCTTGCACAAGACAGCTTTGGAACTGCGTGTAACGTAACGGGTGATGGTGCGATCACATCGATTGTGGACAAACTGACACTGAAAAAAAAAGTACCTCTCTCTAAAATAAAAGCAAGCTGA
- a CDS encoding D-alanine--D-alanine ligase: MKTKLCLLYGGKSAEHNVSLQTAKAVIGALDLNKYEIHPVFISTEGRWIKGPQLNAPVEDVKALQFKDGEEIAPNALSTSIAPSESEGYDMIFPLLHGPNGEDGTVQGMLELLNLPYVGNGVLASSAGMDKVIMKNLFAQAGIPQVNYTWFIRSTWKGNPESAYKQVEDEIGYPCFVKPANLGSSVGISKCTSREELQTAFEEAFQFDRKIIIEEGVKAREIELGVLGNDQPECSVAGEIVPKKDFYDYKAKYEDGDTALIIPAEIEGSIYNEMKKIAIQSYKALDCSGLVRADFFLTEDGQIYMNEVNTMPGFTPFSMFPLLWKHTGVDYPTLIGKLVELGLERYQDKQTIKHTM; this comes from the coding sequence ATGAAAACGAAGTTATGCTTGCTGTACGGCGGTAAATCTGCTGAACATAATGTATCCCTGCAAACAGCCAAGGCCGTGATCGGTGCTTTGGACTTAAATAAATATGAAATTCACCCTGTTTTCATTTCAACGGAAGGCCGATGGATCAAAGGTCCACAACTGAATGCTCCCGTTGAAGATGTGAAGGCACTACAATTTAAGGATGGGGAAGAGATTGCCCCCAATGCCTTAAGTACATCCATCGCTCCTTCAGAATCAGAAGGCTACGACATGATCTTCCCGTTACTTCACGGACCGAATGGGGAAGATGGAACGGTTCAAGGGATGCTTGAACTATTGAATCTTCCATATGTAGGAAACGGTGTCCTTGCTTCATCAGCAGGTATGGATAAAGTCATCATGAAGAATCTTTTTGCACAAGCGGGCATTCCGCAAGTGAATTACACATGGTTCATCCGCAGCACATGGAAAGGAAATCCTGAGTCCGCATACAAACAAGTGGAAGATGAGATTGGCTACCCTTGTTTTGTGAAGCCTGCTAACTTAGGTTCATCAGTGGGAATCAGCAAATGTACGTCTCGTGAAGAACTGCAAACGGCTTTTGAGGAAGCATTCCAGTTCGACCGTAAAATTATCATTGAAGAAGGCGTGAAAGCGCGTGAAATCGAGCTTGGCGTACTTGGGAATGATCAACCTGAATGCTCAGTCGCAGGTGAGATCGTACCTAAAAAAGACTTCTATGATTATAAGGCGAAATATGAGGATGGAGATACTGCCCTCATCATCCCTGCAGAAATAGAGGGAAGCATTTACAATGAAATGAAGAAAATCGCGATTCAATCGTATAAAGCCCTTGATTGTTCAGGACTTGTGCGTGCAGACTTCTTCTTAACAGAAGATGGTCAAATTTATATGAATGAAGTCAACACGATGCCTGGCTTCACGCCATTCAGTATGTTCCCGCTTCTTTGGAAGCACACAGGGGTTGACTATCCTACTTTGATCGGTAAATTAGTGGAGCTTGGTTTAGAACGATATCAAGACAAACAAACAATTAAACATACGATGTAA
- the murF gene encoding UDP-N-acetylmuramoyl-tripeptide--D-alanyl-D-alanine ligase: protein MFEKKMKDICNMLDVKNNLSKFESVVIKGVSIDTRKIEDANLFVPFKGENVDGHQFVRQAIENGASASLWDINVPNPPEDIPVIVVEDPLLALQSLANQYRHELDLKVVGITGSNGKTTTKDIVANLLSVKYRVHKTQGNYNNHIGLPLTILSLPQDSEVAVLEMGMSGFGEIELLSEISQPDAAIITNIGESHLQDLGSREGIAKAKLEIVKGLKSDGLFAYYGDEPLLQDGVKELNLKHVETFGRSGNNTIYPTKIEMNNQGSYFETSLAEGETFFLPVLGIHNIHNALAGILIARKFGLSVDEMKEGLQSLKLTQMRMEMVEGKKGESIINDAYNASPTSMKAAIQLVSELEGYKTKILVLGDMLELGDQEEEFHQQIGRLIDPDKIQHVFTFGHLGNFIGKGVLENFSVDRVHSFTDKESLTKELSSLIKGDELVLFKASRGMKLEEVIDGLRA from the coding sequence ATGTTTGAGAAAAAAATGAAAGATATATGCAACATGCTTGATGTTAAAAACAATCTTTCCAAATTTGAATCGGTTGTGATAAAAGGTGTTTCCATCGATACGAGAAAGATTGAGGACGCTAATCTGTTCGTACCTTTTAAAGGGGAAAACGTAGATGGTCATCAGTTTGTCCGACAGGCAATTGAAAATGGTGCGTCTGCCTCTCTTTGGGATATCAATGTTCCTAATCCACCTGAGGATATTCCCGTAATAGTGGTGGAAGATCCACTGCTTGCCCTTCAGTCCTTGGCGAATCAATATCGTCATGAACTGGATTTAAAGGTAGTCGGCATTACAGGAAGCAATGGAAAAACAACTACCAAGGATATTGTGGCAAACCTTTTATCAGTGAAATATCGAGTTCATAAAACACAAGGGAACTATAATAACCACATCGGACTTCCATTAACGATCCTTTCTCTGCCGCAGGATTCTGAAGTGGCTGTACTTGAAATGGGAATGAGTGGATTCGGCGAGATTGAACTTCTATCAGAGATTTCCCAGCCTGATGCTGCCATCATCACGAACATTGGTGAATCACATCTTCAGGATCTAGGCTCACGAGAAGGAATTGCCAAGGCCAAGCTTGAGATTGTGAAGGGACTAAAGTCGGATGGTTTATTTGCTTATTATGGAGATGAACCACTTCTGCAGGATGGTGTTAAGGAACTCAACCTGAAGCATGTGGAGACCTTCGGAAGAAGCGGAAACAATACGATTTACCCGACGAAAATCGAGATGAATAACCAGGGAAGTTATTTTGAAACTTCGCTAGCTGAAGGAGAAACCTTCTTTCTACCAGTATTAGGGATTCATAATATCCACAACGCTCTAGCCGGGATTCTGATCGCCCGTAAATTTGGCCTCAGTGTGGATGAAATGAAAGAAGGTTTACAGTCGTTAAAGCTGACTCAAATGAGAATGGAAATGGTGGAAGGAAAGAAAGGCGAAAGCATCATTAACGATGCCTATAATGCCAGCCCTACCTCCATGAAAGCTGCGATCCAGCTTGTATCAGAGCTTGAGGGCTATAAGACAAAAATCCTGGTGCTTGGTGATATGCTTGAACTTGGCGATCAGGAAGAAGAATTTCATCAGCAGATTGGACGATTGATTGATCCGGATAAAATACAACATGTATTTACATTTGGACATTTAGGAAACTTTATAGGTAAGGGTGTCCTTGAGAATTTCTCTGTTGATCGTGTGCACTCTTTTACAGATAAAGAGAGCCTGACAAAAGAGTTGTCCTCCCTTATTAAAGGGGATGAGCTGGTTTTATTTAAGGCATCCAGGGGAATGAAACTTGAAGAAGTCATCGATGGATTAAGAGCCTAA
- a CDS encoding alpha/beta fold hydrolase has product MIGCLLIHGFTGSPFEVEPLADFLQERTDWEIVVPTLPGHGETLELKGVKHIEWIEHAEDELQTLIEKCDEVYVIGFSMGGLIASYLSVKYEVSKLVLLSAAAYYVNVKQLLKDIGNMIKEGIQGNILENELYNRYKWKVTKTPILSTYEFRKVVRIARPLLKKVNIPTFIAQGEIDGIVPPKAAKYIYETISSQEKNLFYSPKAKHLICHSEDKHELFEGIYQFLLNE; this is encoded by the coding sequence ATGATCGGTTGTTTACTAATCCATGGATTTACTGGGAGCCCTTTTGAAGTAGAGCCTCTGGCAGATTTTCTTCAAGAGAGGACAGACTGGGAAATCGTTGTGCCAACTCTGCCTGGTCATGGTGAAACCCTTGAGCTGAAAGGGGTTAAACATATTGAATGGATTGAGCATGCTGAGGATGAGCTTCAAACGCTTATAGAGAAATGCGATGAGGTTTATGTAATCGGCTTCTCCATGGGTGGATTGATTGCTTCGTATCTTTCAGTGAAATATGAAGTCAGTAAGCTTGTGCTTTTAAGTGCGGCAGCTTACTATGTAAATGTGAAACAGTTACTGAAAGATATTGGAAATATGATCAAAGAAGGAATCCAAGGAAACATACTTGAAAACGAGCTTTACAACCGGTACAAATGGAAGGTGACAAAAACCCCAATTCTGTCCACATACGAATTTAGAAAAGTCGTTCGTATTGCTCGTCCACTCCTGAAAAAGGTTAACATCCCAACCTTTATTGCCCAAGGAGAGATTGATGGAATAGTCCCCCCTAAAGCTGCAAAATATATATACGAGACTATTTCTTCCCAAGAAAAAAACCTATTTTATTCCCCTAAAGCAAAACACTTGATATGTCATAGTGAAGATAAGCATGAACTTTTTGAAGGGATCTACCAATTCCTACTAAATGAATAG
- a CDS encoding DEAD/DEAH box helicase produces MTKFADLNLSASTLKSIKRMGFEEATPIQASTIPVGLEGKDIIGQAQTGTGKTTAFGIPMIEKIDVKNPNVQALIIAPTRELAIQVSEELYRIGADKRARVLSVYGGQDIQRQIRAMKKNPHIIVGTPGRLLDHIKRKTLNLENVETLVLDEADEMLNMGFIEDIESILETVPSTRQTLLFSATMPDPIRRIANRFMTEPEVIKVKSKEVTVSNIEQYFTKVSEKEKFDTLSRLIDVQSPELAIVFGRTKRRVDELARALSIRGYLAEGIHGDLSQARRMTVLKKFKEGRIDILIATDVAARGLDISGVTHVYNFDIPQDPESYVHRIGRTGRAGKKGMSITFVTPREMGYLKIVEQTTKKKMTALKPPSLNEALEGQQRLALEKLAEAAKESDLKDYYPLAEEFLGDHDPVQAVAAAIRVLTKEPDTTPVEITEERPLPSRGGGNRGGGNRGGGYKGGARSGKGGSRGGSPRSGGGNRGGGSRGGDRNRTGGGRPQSSSKRKSYNNS; encoded by the coding sequence TTGACTAAGTTTGCAGATTTAAACTTAAGCGCATCTACGTTAAAATCAATTAAACGTATGGGCTTTGAAGAAGCAACACCAATTCAGGCAAGTACGATTCCAGTCGGTTTAGAAGGTAAGGATATTATCGGTCAGGCACAAACTGGAACAGGTAAAACAACAGCATTTGGTATCCCTATGATCGAGAAGATCGATGTGAAAAATCCAAACGTTCAAGCTCTTATCATTGCACCAACTCGTGAACTTGCCATCCAAGTTTCTGAAGAGTTATATCGTATCGGAGCTGACAAGCGTGCCCGCGTGTTATCTGTCTACGGAGGACAGGACATCCAACGTCAAATCCGCGCGATGAAAAAGAACCCTCATATCATCGTAGGTACACCAGGTCGTCTTCTTGACCATATCAAACGTAAAACACTCAACCTTGAAAACGTTGAAACCTTAGTACTTGACGAAGCAGACGAAATGCTGAACATGGGCTTCATCGAAGACATCGAAAGCATTCTTGAGACTGTTCCAAGCACAAGACAAACACTTCTGTTCTCTGCCACAATGCCGGATCCGATCCGACGCATTGCAAACCGTTTCATGACAGAGCCTGAAGTAATCAAAGTAAAATCCAAAGAAGTAACGGTTTCGAACATCGAACAATACTTCACGAAAGTAAGCGAAAAAGAAAAATTCGATACTCTTTCCCGTTTAATCGACGTTCAATCACCGGAACTTGCGATTGTATTCGGTCGTACAAAGCGTAGAGTAGACGAATTAGCGCGTGCTCTTAGCATCCGCGGCTACCTGGCTGAAGGAATTCACGGAGATCTTTCTCAAGCTCGTCGTATGACGGTTCTTAAGAAGTTCAAAGAGGGACGCATCGACATCTTGATCGCTACAGACGTTGCCGCTCGTGGGTTGGATATCTCCGGCGTAACGCATGTTTACAACTTTGATATTCCTCAAGATCCTGAAAGTTACGTTCACCGTATCGGACGTACAGGTCGTGCAGGTAAGAAGGGTATGTCCATCACTTTTGTAACACCAAGAGAAATGGGTTACCTGAAGATCGTTGAACAAACAACGAAGAAGAAAATGACGGCTCTTAAGCCACCTAGCTTAAACGAAGCCCTTGAAGGTCAACAACGCTTAGCTCTTGAAAAATTAGCTGAAGCGGCGAAAGAAAGTGATCTTAAGGATTACTATCCATTAGCAGAAGAATTCCTGGGAGATCATGATCCTGTTCAAGCGGTAGCAGCAGCGATCCGTGTCCTGACGAAAGAGCCGGATACAACACCAGTTGAAATCACTGAAGAGCGTCCATTACCATCAAGAGGTGGCGGAAATCGTGGCGGCGGTAATCGCGGCGGTGGCTACAAAGGTGGAGCACGCAGCGGTAAAGGTGGAAGTCGTGGCGGATCACCACGCAGCGGCGGTGGAAATCGCGGAGGCGGAAGCCGTGGCGGAGATCGTAACCGTACTGGCGGCGGCAGACCACAATCTTCAAGCAAACGTAAATCTTATAACAATTCTTGA
- a CDS encoding nuclease-related domain-containing protein, which produces MICKELKVPINIENCQALLWRLPLNHQKIPIVDKDLKKRKAGYNGEATVYYHLSFLKDKKYKIFYDIRLPLFSNYFQIDFLILTPFYILIIEVKNISGIVTIDPFIRQLTRTYKGLSEGFSDPISQVQRQKLLLQKWFSVHKLKHPPIEHLVVFSNPSTILNFTKTPPADSPYRKIIHAQNIIDNIKDLNEIYVKEAMTDKEMNKMKKTILKKHEESELDFMETYSLTRSDIVTGVRCENCHHIPMIRVSGAWSCVKCGSSSRYAHLEAVRDYFLLLSDRITNRELRSFLHLNSRNTAYKILKTLQLETKGGTKSVTYSKPTR; this is translated from the coding sequence TTGATCTGTAAAGAACTCAAAGTCCCTATCAATATTGAAAATTGCCAAGCATTATTATGGCGCCTGCCTCTCAATCATCAAAAGATTCCCATCGTAGATAAGGATTTAAAGAAAAGAAAAGCAGGTTACAACGGTGAAGCAACCGTCTACTACCACCTCAGCTTCTTGAAAGACAAGAAATATAAAATCTTTTATGATATAAGGCTTCCTCTATTCTCAAACTACTTCCAAATAGATTTCCTCATCCTCACTCCATTCTACATTTTAATTATCGAAGTGAAGAACATCTCAGGAATAGTCACCATTGATCCATTCATAAGACAGCTTACCCGTACTTATAAAGGATTATCAGAAGGATTCTCTGACCCGATCTCCCAGGTTCAAAGACAAAAATTATTACTGCAAAAATGGTTCAGTGTCCACAAGCTGAAGCACCCTCCCATCGAACACCTCGTTGTTTTCAGCAACCCATCAACTATCTTAAATTTCACCAAAACCCCACCAGCTGACTCACCTTACAGAAAAATCATTCATGCCCAAAATATAATAGACAATATCAAAGATTTAAATGAGATATACGTAAAAGAAGCCATGACTGATAAAGAAATGAACAAAATGAAGAAAACCATTTTGAAAAAACATGAAGAATCTGAGCTAGACTTTATGGAGACATATTCTCTTACCCGAAGCGATATTGTGACTGGGGTCCGATGTGAAAACTGCCATCACATACCAATGATTAGAGTAAGTGGAGCATGGTCTTGCGTTAAATGTGGTAGTTCATCTAGATATGCTCATCTAGAAGCGGTTCGGGATTATTTCTTACTACTAAGTGATCGCATAACCAATCGCGAACTGAGGAGTTTCTTGCATCTGAACTCACGAAACACCGCCTATAAAATATTGAAAACCCTTCAATTAGAAACAAAAGGAGGGACAAAGTCTGTCACCTATTCAAAACCAACGAGATAA
- the uvsE gene encoding UV DNA damage repair endonuclease UvsE has translation MTLVKLGYVAMSMNLQNASPSQTMTYKQFSGIKDREAAIHKLERIAKSNLENCLRLLKHNVLNEIHFFRFSSRLIPLANHPELKGWDFISPLKDELRAIEEYLKLHPMRVGFHPDHFVLLNSSDVDVLKNTLKTLKMHEALLKGMGIDPTHRCVLHVGGAYEDKEKALEQFIHNWGLTPVSLQQMIILENDDTVFSAADALYLCEKLGIPQVFDYHHHLAYNERDWLLDWERIVGTWSQSSLPVKMHISSPRSQEDFKAHADFIDPRMFLDFLQGIKGSVDEIDCMIEAKKKDDALFRLVEDLQGIDGIEWVDKSSFYLK, from the coding sequence ATGACACTCGTAAAGTTAGGCTATGTTGCCATGAGTATGAACCTCCAGAATGCATCACCTTCCCAAACCATGACCTATAAGCAGTTTTCCGGGATCAAGGATCGTGAGGCCGCTATTCATAAACTTGAACGGATCGCCAAATCGAATCTTGAAAATTGCTTGCGGCTTTTGAAGCATAATGTATTGAACGAAATTCATTTTTTCCGGTTTAGTTCAAGGTTGATCCCCCTTGCGAATCATCCTGAATTGAAAGGATGGGATTTCATATCTCCGTTAAAGGATGAGCTCAGAGCGATTGAAGAATACCTGAAGCTTCATCCCATGAGGGTGGGGTTTCATCCTGATCATTTTGTCTTGCTCAATTCCAGCGATGTGGATGTGTTAAAAAATACGCTGAAGACGTTAAAAATGCATGAGGCATTATTAAAAGGGATGGGAATCGATCCAACTCACCGCTGTGTTCTCCATGTTGGCGGGGCTTATGAGGATAAAGAGAAGGCACTTGAGCAATTCATCCATAATTGGGGTCTGACTCCCGTTTCTCTTCAACAAATGATCATTCTCGAAAATGATGATACGGTTTTCAGTGCAGCTGATGCCCTCTATCTATGTGAAAAGCTCGGGATTCCCCAAGTATTTGATTACCATCATCACCTTGCTTATAACGAAAGGGATTGGTTGTTGGATTGGGAAAGGATCGTTGGAACGTGGAGCCAGTCATCATTACCTGTAAAGATGCATATTTCAAGTCCCCGTTCCCAGGAAGATTTCAAAGCCCATGCCGATTTCATCGACCCTAGGATGTTTCTTGATTTTCTTCAAGGAATAAAGGGTTCGGTGGATGAAATTGATTGTATGATAGAAGCGAAGAAAAAGGATGACGCATTGTTCCGGTTAGTGGAAGATCTGCAAGGGATTGATGGGATTGAGTGGGTGGATAAAAGTTCGTTTTATCTAAAATAG
- a CDS encoding PH domain-containing protein encodes MIGEPQKRISPKALKVWKIYGVFETLVVAAVAAGAIVLTVLFDWPQWIIAVAVGMFILFTYLFVFFIPTIKWKRWRYEVREQEIELQRGIFIVKRTLVPMVRVQHVDTVQGPILKKYRLATITISTAATVHEIPALDMEEADGLRNSISQLARVAEDDV; translated from the coding sequence ATGATTGGAGAGCCTCAAAAGAGAATATCGCCAAAGGCTTTAAAGGTTTGGAAGATATATGGCGTGTTTGAAACATTGGTTGTGGCAGCTGTAGCAGCAGGAGCGATTGTTCTTACTGTGTTGTTTGATTGGCCTCAATGGATCATTGCAGTTGCAGTGGGAATGTTCATTCTATTTACATATTTGTTTGTTTTCTTTATTCCGACGATCAAATGGAAGAGATGGAGATATGAAGTGAGGGAGCAGGAAATTGAGCTCCAAAGAGGGATATTTATCGTGAAACGCACATTGGTACCGATGGTGAGGGTTCAACATGTTGATACGGTGCAGGGCCCAATTTTAAAAAAGTATCGGTTAGCGACGATCACGATTTCGACTGCAGCGACGGTTCATGAGATTCCGGCACTGGATATGGAGGAAGCGGATGGTTTGAGAAACTCCATTTCACAACTAGCGAGGGTGGCGGAAGATGATGTCTGA
- a CDS encoding PH domain-containing protein, translating into MMSEHKRLHPISAVANFVKQLKDLIVPFVFLFVLNNRGEKTGFWDYMPVISMAVVLVFVLVTGIVKWLRFTYRVEEGELRIEYGLFVKKKRYIPIDRIQSLNFSEGILHRPFGLVKVKVETAGSSNPRESEAELTAIFKEEALELEDMIYREKKGHDVTEDLSEEGTEILKEEEPFFNLSSKDIWVLATTSGGIGVIISGVFVFLSQFNEFIPYEAVYDELAVFVKSGVFVVSVMAFLGLLVAWLLSIAWTFIIYGDFRIKIVDDHIVMTRGLLEKKQVTVPLNRVQGIRVVENPIRQPLGYCTVHIENAGGSVLEKDSTSIKLFPIVKKKRIPELLKDLFPDYVIHDEFKRLPGRSLRRYVFRQSIWVVIPTAAACFLYWPYGLWVGLLMIPFGILGYFQYRAGGWKIADGQLSLQYRGVLKNTMHIKKSRIQSLDTHESWFQSRKDLGSLRTTIKSGETGYASPIRDLEKKDIQTIVTWFSHSV; encoded by the coding sequence ATGATGTCTGAGCACAAGAGACTGCACCCTATTTCAGCTGTAGCGAATTTTGTAAAACAGTTGAAGGATTTGATCGTTCCTTTTGTCTTTTTATTTGTATTGAATAACCGGGGAGAGAAGACAGGTTTTTGGGATTATATGCCTGTTATATCGATGGCGGTAGTTCTTGTGTTCGTTCTGGTCACAGGGATTGTGAAGTGGCTTCGATTTACGTATCGAGTGGAAGAAGGAGAGCTTCGGATCGAATACGGACTATTCGTTAAAAAGAAGAGGTATATCCCTATTGACCGGATTCAGAGTTTGAATTTCTCTGAAGGTATTCTGCATCGCCCTTTTGGGTTGGTCAAGGTGAAGGTCGAAACGGCCGGGTCTTCCAATCCGCGGGAATCAGAAGCGGAACTGACAGCTATTTTTAAAGAAGAAGCATTAGAGTTAGAGGATATGATCTATCGGGAGAAGAAGGGGCATGATGTAACCGAGGATCTTTCTGAAGAAGGTACGGAGATTTTGAAAGAAGAAGAACCCTTTTTCAACCTCAGTTCGAAAGACATTTGGGTACTTGCTACGACTTCAGGAGGGATAGGCGTCATTATTTCCGGGGTGTTTGTTTTCTTATCCCAATTTAATGAGTTCATTCCGTACGAAGCTGTGTATGATGAGCTGGCTGTTTTTGTGAAAAGCGGCGTGTTTGTCGTTTCGGTGATGGCCTTCTTGGGGTTGCTTGTTGCCTGGCTATTATCGATTGCTTGGACATTCATTATTTATGGTGATTTCAGGATTAAAATTGTAGATGATCACATCGTCATGACAAGAGGGCTTCTGGAGAAGAAGCAGGTGACTGTTCCATTAAATCGTGTTCAAGGCATCCGGGTAGTGGAAAATCCAATCAGGCAGCCATTGGGTTATTGCACCGTCCATATTGAAAATGCAGGTGGATCTGTATTGGAGAAAGACAGTACGAGTATAAAATTATTCCCGATTGTTAAAAAGAAGAGGATTCCTGAATTATTAAAAGACTTATTTCCAGATTACGTCATCCATGATGAGTTTAAGAGGTTACCCGGGCGTTCCTTAAGAAGATATGTGTTCCGACAGTCGATATGGGTAGTGATCCCGACCGCTGCTGCCTGTTTTCTCTACTGGCCATATGGTCTTTGGGTTGGCCTGTTGATGATTCCATTCGGGATTCTTGGATACTTCCAATACCGTGCCGGGGGCTGGAAGATTGCGGATGGTCAATTATCATTACAGTATAGGGGCGTATTGAAAAATACGATGCATATAAAGAAAAGTCGCATACAATCTTTGGACACCCATGAAAGCTGGTTCCAATCGAGAAAAGACTTGGGCAGTCTCAGGACAACGATAAAATCTGGAGAGACTGGTTATGCGAGCCCAATCCGGGATCTTGAAAAGAAGGACATCCAAACCATTGTTACTTGGTTTTCTCATAGTGTGTAA
- a CDS encoding rhomboid family intramembrane serine protease has translation MFVRTESFSQFLRFYPIISLIVFIHIALYFVSALPIFPQLWVYEQLAGVNLFISEGEWWRLVTPIFVHLGFAHLLFNSFSLVLFGPPLEKHLGKAKFVGLYLASGVFANIITYLIKPLTYSHVGASGAIFGLFGFYIAMIILKNHFITRESRQIILPIVVIGVVMTFMQSGINITAHIFGLIGGFVIGWIAGKK, from the coding sequence ATGTTTGTCCGGACAGAAAGTTTTTCTCAATTTTTACGGTTCTATCCTATTATTTCCCTGATTGTATTCATTCATATCGCCTTATACTTTGTCAGTGCCCTTCCTATTTTTCCACAACTGTGGGTGTACGAGCAGCTGGCCGGTGTGAATTTATTTATAAGCGAGGGAGAATGGTGGAGACTTGTCACCCCTATCTTTGTACATTTGGGATTCGCTCATCTGCTATTCAACTCATTTTCCCTTGTACTGTTCGGCCCACCCCTGGAGAAACATCTTGGAAAAGCAAAGTTTGTCGGTCTTTATTTAGCAAGCGGTGTATTTGCTAATATCATTACGTATCTCATCAAGCCTCTTACGTATAGTCATGTGGGAGCATCGGGAGCAATTTTTGGTTTATTCGGCTTTTACATCGCCATGATTATTTTAAAGAATCATTTCATCACAAGAGAAAGCCGTCAAATCATCTTACCCATCGTCGTCATCGGGGTGGTCATGACCTTCATGCAGTCCGGAATCAACATAACTGCTCATATCTTTGGTTTAATCGGCGGCTTTGTGATCGGATGGATTGCAGGAAAAAAATAA